From Bacteroidota bacterium, one genomic window encodes:
- the creD gene encoding cell envelope integrity protein CreD, whose amino-acid sequence MNDSWLKRSVMLRMTIIGCLTLAMLIPSVLVMGLISEREQTRNSAIAEVSEKWGARQTIAGPVLTLPFKRMIRTEKGDARTVIEHAQLLPATLAISANVSPEVRYRGIYQVTLYNTVADIRGTFTLEGLAALNIKAEDVVWEEASLTFGVSDLKGVKEAINVRWGNKEFPAEPGVGADNSLRSGINIKPVLSPGQQHDEFAVKVNLNGSDQLQFVPVGKETNVTVSSSWKSPSFVGRFLPDQRTVGEAGFDAKWSVLHLNRNFPQQWISERLSGENEKIQFDQFAFGVKLISPLDQYQQTLRSAKYAIMFVALTFLAFFLTEVLTNKVGHPVHYALIGFALVLFYCLLLSLSEHMSFLLAYVTSSTAIVLLIGGYSRSVLGTNRFAATISSLLALLYTFLFVILQEKDYALLFGSTGLFAVLALVMYLTRKIDWFTVGKSEGTA is encoded by the coding sequence ATGAACGATAGCTGGTTGAAACGATCTGTCATGTTGCGAATGACCATCATCGGATGTTTGACCCTTGCGATGCTCATCCCCTCCGTCCTGGTGATGGGCCTGATTTCCGAGCGTGAGCAAACACGCAACAGTGCAATCGCCGAGGTAAGCGAAAAGTGGGGAGCCCGGCAAACCATTGCAGGACCGGTATTGACATTGCCGTTCAAGCGCATGATCCGAACAGAAAAAGGAGACGCACGCACCGTGATTGAGCATGCTCAACTACTGCCTGCGACGTTGGCAATTTCAGCAAACGTATCTCCGGAAGTACGGTACAGAGGAATCTACCAAGTGACCCTCTACAATACAGTGGCGGACATACGGGGAACATTCACGTTGGAAGGGCTTGCTGCGCTGAACATCAAAGCGGAAGATGTCGTATGGGAAGAGGCCTCACTCACATTCGGCGTCAGTGATCTGAAGGGCGTCAAGGAAGCCATCAACGTCCGGTGGGGCAACAAGGAATTCCCTGCCGAGCCGGGTGTCGGCGCCGACAATTCGCTACGGTCCGGCATCAACATAAAGCCGGTACTGTCGCCCGGTCAGCAACACGATGAGTTTGCCGTAAAAGTCAACTTGAATGGCAGCGACCAACTGCAATTCGTCCCTGTTGGAAAAGAGACGAACGTGACGGTCTCCTCATCGTGGAAATCGCCCAGTTTCGTCGGCAGGTTTTTGCCGGATCAACGCACCGTTGGTGAGGCGGGGTTCGATGCGAAGTGGAGCGTGTTGCATCTCAACCGCAATTTTCCCCAACAGTGGATCAGCGAGCGCCTCTCCGGTGAGAACGAAAAGATTCAGTTCGACCAATTCGCATTCGGCGTGAAACTCATCTCACCGCTCGACCAGTACCAGCAAACGCTACGTTCGGCGAAATATGCGATTATGTTCGTTGCACTGACGTTTCTCGCTTTCTTCCTCACGGAAGTCCTCACGAATAAAGTCGGCCATCCCGTTCACTATGCACTGATCGGATTCGCCCTCGTGTTGTTCTACTGCCTACTCCTGTCGCTCTCAGAACACATGTCTTTCCTGCTAGCCTACGTTACCTCAAGCACCGCGATCGTCCTATTGATCGGCGGATACTCACGCAGCGTGCTCGGCACAAACCGGTTTGCAGCAACAATCTCATCGTTGCTTGCACTGCTGTACACGTTTCTCTTCGTGATATTGCAGGAGAAGGACTACGCCCTTCTGT
- a CDS encoding transcriptional regulator codes for MSSSIENLNKVFENRIRLGLMSSLVVNDALDFNSLKGLLGTTDGNLASHANALEEEGYVKVKKSFRGRKPLTTYSATAAGRRAFAEHVDALAQLLNIPK; via the coding sequence ATGAGCAGTTCAATTGAAAATCTGAATAAGGTCTTTGAAAACCGGATCCGACTCGGCCTTATGTCTTCTCTCGTCGTGAACGATGCGCTCGATTTCAACTCTCTCAAAGGGCTTCTTGGCACAACCGATGGTAACCTTGCATCGCATGCGAATGCGCTTGAAGAGGAGGGCTATGTCAAGGTCAAGAAGTCGTTCCGGGGCAGGAAGCCGCTCACAACCTATTCTGCAACGGCAGCAGGACGAAGAGCATTTGCCGAACATGTTGACGCGCTTGCACAACTTCTCAACATCCCGAAATGA